A genomic region of Zea mays cultivar B73 chromosome 6, Zm-B73-REFERENCE-NAM-5.0, whole genome shotgun sequence contains the following coding sequences:
- the LOC103629941 gene encoding urea-proton symporter DUR3 encodes MAAGGAGACPPPGLGFGGEYYSVVDGACSRDGSFFGGKPVLAQAVGYAVVLGFGAFFALFTSFLVWLEKRYVGSQHTSEWFNTAGRSVKTGLIASVIVSQWTWAATILQSSNVAWQYGVSGPFWYASGATIQVLLFGVMAIEIKRKAPKAHTVCEIVRARWGRAAHAVFLAFCLATNVIVTAMLLLGGSAVVNALTAINVYAASFLIPLGVVVYTLAGGLKATFLASYIHSVVVHVVLVVFVFLVYTSGNRLGSPRVVHDHLTAVASAVRNCSAPLSHPDQACGPVHGNFKGSYLTMLSSGGLVFGIINIVGNFGTVFVDNGYWMSAIAARPSSTHKGYLLGGLVWFAVPFSLATSLGLGALALDLPITAAEAAKGLVPAATATALMGKSGSVLLLIMLFMAVTSAGSAELVAVSSLCTYDIYRTYINPDATGEQILRVSRATVLVFGCLMGVLAVILNLVGVSLGWLYLAMGVIIGSAVIPIALLLLWRKANALGAILGAVSGCVLGVTVWLSVAKVQYGRVDLDSTGRNAPMLAGNLVSILVGGAVHAACSLAWPQHYDWESSRQITTVESVPADSDLAEELKEERLVHAKRWIIKWGVAFTAVIAVVWPVLSLPAGRYSAGYFTMWAVIAIAWGTVGSAVIIFLPLVESWDTICKVCEGMFTNNAVYERLDEMNLRLKAIMGDMPEAEERYQEMQKEKDLGTMEMVHPASGTRPSIVANDDEDNLSLA; translated from the exons GTGTGGCTAGAGAAGCGGTATGTTGGATCGCAGCACACCTCGGAGTGGTTCAACACGGCCGGACGGAGTGTCAAGACCGGCCTCATCGCCAGCGTCATCGTCTCCCAG TGGACATGGGCGGCAACGATCCTGCAGAGCTCGAACGTGGCGTGGCAGTACGGCGTGAGCGGGCCTTTCTGGTACGCGAGCGGCGCCACCATCCAGGTGCTCCTGTTCGGAGTCATGGCCATCGAGATCAAGCGGAAGGCGCCCAAAGCGCACACCGTCTGCGAGATCGTTCGCGCCCGGTGGGGTCGAGCGGCGCACGCTGTGTTCCTGGCGTTCTGCCTCGCCACCAACGTCATCGTCACGGCCATGCTTCTGCTCGGTGGCTCCGCCGTGGTGAACGCGCTCACGGCCATCAACGTCTACGCCGCCAGCTTCCTCATCCCTCTGGGCGTGGTCGTGTACACGCTCGCGGGCGGGCTCAAGGCCACGTTCCTCGCGAGCTACATCCACTCCGTCGTCGTGCACGTCGTCCTCGTCGTCTTCGTCTTCCTCGTCTACACCTCCGGCAACCGGCTCGGCAGCCCCCGGGTGGTGCACGACCACCTCACTGCCGTGGCCAGCGCGGTGCGGAACTGCTCCGCCCCGCTCTCGCACCCTGACCAGGCATGCGGCCCCGTGCACGGCAACTTCAAGGGCTCCTACCTCACCATGCTCAGCTCCGGAGGCCTCGTCTTCGGCATCATCAACATCGTCGGCAATTTCGGCACGGTCTTCGTCGACAAC GGCTACTGGATGAGCGCGATCGCTGCGCGTCCGTCGTCGACGCACAAGGGGTACCTTCTGGGTGGGCTGGTATGGTTCGCGGTGCCCTTCTCGCTGGCCACCTCGCTGGGTCTCGGCGCGCTGGCTCTGGACCTCCCCATCACGGCAGCCGAGGCGGCGAAGGGGCTTGTCCCGGCCGCCACTGCCACCGCGCTCATGGGCAAGTCCGgctccgtcctcctcctcatcatgcTCTTCATGGCTGTGACCTCAGCCGGCTCGGCCGAGCTGGTGGCCGTCTCCTCCCTTTGCACCTACGACATCTACAGGACCTACATCAACCCGGATGCCACAGGCGAGCAGATCCTGCGTGTGTCCAGGGCCACCGTCCTCGTCTTCGGTTGCCTCATGGGTGTCCTGGCCGTCATCCTCAATCTGGTGGGTGTCTCCCTCGGATGGCTGTACCTGGCCATGGGCGTCATCATTGGCTCCGCCGTCATCCCCATcgcgctgctgctgctgtggagaAAGGCCAATGCCTTGGGCGCCATCCTCGGCGCTGTCAGTGGCTGCGTCCTCGGCGTCACCGTCTGGCTCTCGGTCGCCAAGGTGCAGTACGGGCGCGTGGACCTGGACAGCACCGGCCGGAACGCGCCGATGCTGGCAGGAAACCTGGTGTCCATCCTGGTGGGTGGGGCGGTGCACGCGGCGTGCAGCCTGGCGTGGCCGCAGCACTACGACTGGGAGAGCAGCCGGCAGATCACCACGGTGGAGAGCGTCCCTGCCGACAGTGACCTGGCGGAGGAACTCAAGGAGGAGCGGCTGGTGCACGCGAAGCGGTGGATCATCAAGTGGGGTGTGGCCTTCACGGCTGTGATCGCGGTGGTGTGGCCCGTGCTGTCGCTACCGGCGGGGAGGTACAGCGCCGGCTACTTCACCATGTGGGCTGTCATCGCGATCGCCTGGGGCACAGTCGGCTCAGCGGTGATCATCTTCCTGCCGCTGGTGGAGAGTTGGGACACTATCTGCAAGGTGTGCGAGGGCATGTTCACCAACAACGCCGTATACGAGCGCCTCGACGAAATGAACCTGCGCCTCAAGGCCATCATGGGAGACATGCCCGAGGCGGAGGAGCGTTACCAGGAGATGCAGAAGGAGAAGGACCTTGGCACCATGGAGATGGTGCATCCTGCATCCGGTACCCGCCCATCCATTGTCGCCAATGACGATGAAGATAATCTTTCGCTAGCTTAA